The Kluyvera intermedia genome window below encodes:
- a CDS encoding helix-turn-helix transcriptional regulator has product MQNAIAINQPIKNPQMLFGSDNINDFGNRVQSCRMEGDSMQPTIEPCEVVAFVDCRGRALTPGIYVYTMDVFGRPCLFIKRVEPLVCGSLKIISDNHHYETFTLNTEELQGIKIHGRVVASLAVRRFV; this is encoded by the coding sequence ATGCAAAATGCTATCGCGATTAATCAGCCAATAAAAAATCCTCAAATGCTGTTTGGTTCAGACAATATTAATGATTTTGGTAACCGCGTTCAGAGCTGCAGGATGGAAGGTGACTCAATGCAACCAACCATCGAACCCTGTGAGGTAGTGGCTTTCGTCGATTGCCGCGGCCGTGCGCTTACCCCTGGCATTTATGTTTATACGATGGATGTATTTGGTCGGCCGTGCCTTTTTATTAAGAGAGTAGAGCCATTAGTTTGTGGTTCATTGAAAATTATTTCGGACAACCATCATTACGAAACCTTCACCCTCAACACCGAAGAACTGCAAGGTATAAAAATTCACGGCCGGGTAGTCGCTTCTTTGGCTGTGAGGCGCTTCGTATGA
- a CDS encoding sodium:solute symporter, producing MKNMYVRSLWALFFSILVGAGLAAGAMGFIGAMKLLAEILQ from the coding sequence ATGAAGAATATGTATGTGCGCTCCCTGTGGGCGCTGTTCTTCTCGATTTTGGTCGGCGCCGGACTGGCAGCCGGTGCGATGGGTTTTATCGGTGCGATGAAACTGCTGGCGGAGATTCTTCAATGA
- a CDS encoding XRE family transcriptional regulator, with product MNTLAERLRLAMIHAGATQSQLAQRVGVSQGAIQKLTSGKAQSSGKIVDIAKALDVDPIWLSTGEGSMGPAKTPEQRMFGITPWDKQTPLEDDEVEVPYLKDIEFACGDGSALNDDYNGKTLRFSKATLRKVGANSNGDGVLCFAAHGNSMEPVIADGSTVAINCHDKRIVDGKIYGINQGGWKRLKILYRSGPDKVTIRSYNSDEYPDEEVDMNSLEVLGRLFWVSTIF from the coding sequence ATGAACACACTTGCAGAAAGGCTAAGGCTGGCGATGATTCATGCCGGCGCAACTCAAAGTCAATTAGCGCAAAGGGTTGGGGTCAGCCAGGGGGCCATACAAAAGCTAACCTCTGGAAAAGCCCAGTCCAGCGGGAAAATCGTGGATATAGCCAAAGCCTTGGATGTAGATCCAATTTGGTTAAGCACTGGTGAAGGCAGTATGGGACCAGCAAAAACTCCAGAGCAGAGGATGTTTGGCATCACCCCATGGGATAAGCAAACGCCGCTTGAGGATGATGAGGTAGAGGTGCCTTACTTGAAGGATATCGAGTTCGCATGTGGAGATGGCAGCGCCCTTAATGATGATTACAATGGAAAGACACTTAGATTTTCCAAAGCAACATTGCGAAAGGTGGGAGCTAATAGTAATGGTGATGGCGTTCTATGCTTTGCTGCACACGGAAATAGCATGGAGCCAGTGATCGCTGATGGCTCAACCGTTGCCATAAACTGCCATGACAAGCGTATCGTGGATGGTAAAATTTACGGCATCAACCAAGGTGGATGGAAAAGGTTAAAAATCCTCTACAGATCTGGGCCAGATAAGGTAACAATCAGAAGCTACAACTCTGATGAATACCCTGACGAAGAAGTAGACATGAATAGTCTTGAGGTTTTAGGAAGGCTGTTTTGGGTATCAACAATCTTCTGA
- a CDS encoding transcriptional regulator encodes MAKAVYVAGGQSSLAKKVGVTQGAVWKWVRGIKKVSPVHAVAVSNAVNGVVKPHELRPDLPTLFPHPGNGA; translated from the coding sequence ATGGCGAAGGCCGTTTACGTTGCTGGTGGACAAAGTTCGCTAGCTAAAAAGGTTGGCGTTACGCAAGGGGCCGTCTGGAAGTGGGTCAGGGGGATCAAGAAAGTTTCTCCGGTCCATGCAGTGGCAGTCTCAAATGCAGTTAATGGCGTTGTTAAGCCTCATGAACTGCGTCCTGATTTGCCGACTCTATTCCCGCACCCGGGTAATGGGGCGTGA
- a CDS encoding tyrosine-type recombinase/integrase: MDKVTYPTGVENHGGSLRIWFSFKGKRVRENLGVPDTIKNRKIAGELRASVCFSIKMGVFDYAERFPDSPNLKFFGLGKKEITVKELEAKWLDLKRMEICANAFNRYESVARNVVPLIGGNRLVSAITKEELLYIRKDLLTGYQSSANGKRPAKGRSVVTVNYYMTTIAGMFQFAADHGYLETNPFDGIKPLKKARAEPDPLTRDEFIRLIDACRHQQTKNLWSLAVYTGMRHGELVSLAWEDIDLKAGTITIRRNYTKLGEFTLPKTEASTNRVVHLIQPAISILKNQAEMTRLGKQHHIAVQLREYNRSVQHQCTFVFNPQVVRRSEQVGFVYKVDSVGDSWDAALKRAGIRHRKAYQSRHTYACWSLSAGANPSFIANQMGHASAQMVFNVYGAWMADSSAEQIAMLNQKLADFAPLMPHRPQASSRGQLKSVS; the protein is encoded by the coding sequence ATGGATAAAGTCACATATCCGACAGGCGTCGAAAACCACGGTGGCTCGTTGCGCATCTGGTTCAGTTTTAAAGGTAAGCGTGTCAGGGAAAACCTCGGTGTCCCTGACACCATCAAGAACAGGAAGATCGCCGGGGAGTTGCGCGCCTCGGTCTGTTTTTCAATAAAGATGGGTGTTTTTGATTATGCGGAGAGGTTTCCTGATTCACCGAACCTGAAGTTTTTTGGTTTGGGTAAAAAGGAAATTACAGTGAAAGAACTTGAAGCGAAGTGGCTGGATCTGAAAAGGATGGAAATATGCGCCAACGCATTCAATCGGTATGAGTCGGTAGCGCGAAATGTAGTGCCGTTAATTGGTGGAAACCGGCTGGTTTCAGCAATAACCAAAGAGGAATTACTGTACATCAGGAAAGATTTGCTGACCGGTTATCAGAGCTCCGCTAACGGTAAAAGGCCAGCAAAAGGGCGAAGCGTTGTTACTGTGAACTATTACATGACGACAATAGCAGGGATGTTTCAGTTTGCAGCTGATCACGGTTATCTGGAAACAAACCCTTTTGATGGCATTAAGCCTCTTAAAAAAGCCAGGGCAGAACCCGATCCGTTAACTCGCGACGAATTTATTCGCCTGATCGATGCATGCCGGCATCAACAGACGAAAAACCTGTGGTCATTAGCGGTGTACACAGGAATGCGTCACGGGGAACTGGTCTCCCTGGCATGGGAAGATATAGACCTGAAGGCGGGAACAATTACCATCAGGCGTAATTATACGAAACTTGGTGAGTTCACTCTACCGAAAACCGAGGCAAGTACAAATCGAGTGGTGCATCTTATCCAGCCAGCAATCAGTATCCTGAAAAATCAGGCTGAAATGACAAGGCTGGGCAAGCAACATCACATCGCCGTGCAATTACGTGAATATAACCGGTCGGTTCAGCACCAGTGCACGTTCGTCTTTAACCCTCAGGTGGTCAGGCGAAGTGAGCAGGTCGGATTTGTCTACAAGGTTGATTCGGTTGGCGACTCATGGGATGCAGCATTGAAGCGCGCTGGAATAAGGCACAGGAAGGCGTACCAGTCACGACACACATATGCATGTTGGTCTTTATCTGCTGGTGCAAACCCGAGCTTTATTGCCAATCAGATGGGGCATGCAAGCGCCCAAATGGTTTTCAACGTATACGGTGCGTGGATGGCAGACAGTAGCGCAGAGCAGATTGCAATGCTAAACCAGAAGCTAGCCGATTTTGCCCCATTAATGCCCCACAGACCACAGGCAAGCAGTAGAGGACAATTAAAATCAGTAAGTTAA
- a CDS encoding Bro-N domain-containing protein yields MNSQLMTFSSEELNFSMSGILYEGKPAFDAVELAKSLGYTNPAKALKDHCKSLIKIDYNESLELGFGEKPRGTQLAVQADLFRLILRSQLPSAERVQDWVCEDVLPSIMTTGAYSKEMPDAKSHQQGLGMNQDILSLARVVAEATASATMKAVMEVTSIGKVTTSPALAAPATAPALPVQDSAKLPKYDAEYVRVIKMAWETTFSDGSCRRLIKLSGLPTQKYKGSRGLLVHRESFMLALRTLIEESTPPAIGRKRWQHPDFGGFELHKDPAEIFGEEK; encoded by the coding sequence ATGAATAGCCAACTAATGACCTTTAGCTCAGAGGAACTCAATTTTTCGATGAGCGGAATTCTTTATGAGGGAAAGCCAGCATTTGACGCTGTAGAACTGGCTAAATCGCTGGGATATACAAACCCCGCCAAGGCGCTTAAAGACCACTGTAAGTCACTGATAAAAATTGATTATAACGAATCGTTAGAATTGGGTTTTGGAGAAAAACCGCGTGGCACTCAGCTTGCTGTCCAGGCTGATTTGTTCCGCCTGATCCTTCGCAGCCAGCTCCCATCAGCTGAACGCGTACAGGACTGGGTTTGTGAGGATGTACTCCCATCCATCATGACAACTGGCGCATACAGCAAAGAAATGCCGGACGCTAAATCACATCAACAGGGACTAGGTATGAACCAAGATATTCTATCACTGGCCCGGGTTGTGGCCGAAGCGACCGCATCCGCGACGATGAAAGCTGTAATGGAAGTGACCAGCATTGGCAAAGTTACTACCTCCCCTGCATTAGCGGCTCCAGCGACTGCGCCGGCCCTTCCAGTACAGGATTCAGCTAAACTCCCGAAATATGATGCCGAATATGTTCGCGTTATCAAAATGGCATGGGAAACGACTTTCTCAGACGGATCATGTCGCCGCCTAATTAAGTTATCCGGACTGCCAACGCAAAAATATAAGGGTAGCCGTGGACTGCTGGTGCATCGGGAATCCTTCATGCTGGCGCTGCGCACCCTGATTGAAGAATCTACACCACCAGCAATCGGTCGCAAACGCTGGCAGCATCCAGACTTTGGCGGTTTTGAGCTGCATAAAGACCCAGCAGAAATTTTCGGGGAGGAAAAATAA
- a CDS encoding excisionase family protein — MKAEIIQLAPNEWVCESVLISVTGLKPGTILRARKECWMVGREYIHVSPDGNPKPSSECMYNRKAVDAWVASMKNKQPG; from the coding sequence ATGAAGGCTGAGATTATCCAACTAGCCCCCAACGAGTGGGTTTGTGAAAGCGTTCTTATCTCGGTCACCGGGCTTAAGCCCGGAACCATCCTCCGGGCACGCAAAGAATGCTGGATGGTTGGGAGGGAATATATTCACGTTTCGCCAGACGGTAACCCTAAGCCGTCCAGTGAGTGCATGTACAACCGAAAGGCGGTCGATGCATGGGTGGCTTCGATGAAAAACAAACAGCCAGGGTGA
- a CDS encoding Bro-N domain-containing protein yields the protein MKTAIKTFDFKSDAGELLASVRTLLINDVPWFVAADVALALSYSQTQAMTKLIDDEDKDTQTILIGCNYTNQSVINESGLYAAIMGSRKKQAKRFKRWVTADVLPSIRATGSYSLTPSNDLPDFSDEVAAARAWADEREAARRALGYVERQAKYIEHLENLFQPGMSPCQFCKQLNGVNVQQVNAFLFEHNWLYDDQPKAKYPRWRVNNYARDLYLSERTGQVEQDDGDMRDTFKPILLRKGAVWIYRHYLKGHLPMKKRWDGKFTHDTELAGAA from the coding sequence ATGAAAACCGCTATCAAAACATTCGACTTTAAGTCTGATGCTGGTGAGCTGCTGGCTTCAGTTCGGACCTTGCTGATTAACGATGTCCCGTGGTTTGTGGCTGCGGATGTAGCCCTTGCGCTTAGTTACAGCCAGACGCAGGCGATGACAAAGTTAATTGATGATGAGGATAAAGATACTCAAACCATCCTAATTGGATGTAACTATACAAATCAATCAGTTATCAATGAATCTGGGTTGTATGCTGCAATTATGGGCAGTCGCAAAAAGCAGGCTAAGCGCTTCAAACGTTGGGTCACTGCTGATGTGTTGCCATCAATCCGAGCAACTGGCTCATACAGCCTTACTCCGTCCAATGATCTGCCTGATTTTTCTGATGAAGTGGCTGCTGCCCGCGCATGGGCTGACGAACGTGAAGCTGCCCGGCGTGCACTTGGATACGTCGAGCGCCAGGCGAAATATATCGAGCACCTGGAAAATCTCTTTCAGCCAGGTATGTCTCCCTGCCAGTTCTGTAAGCAGCTTAACGGCGTCAACGTACAGCAGGTCAATGCGTTTTTGTTCGAACATAACTGGCTCTATGACGACCAGCCAAAAGCTAAGTATCCGCGCTGGCGGGTAAATAATTATGCGCGTGATCTGTATCTCAGTGAGCGTACCGGGCAGGTGGAGCAGGACGACGGTGATATGCGCGACACATTCAAGCCGATCCTGCTGCGCAAAGGCGCGGTGTGGATTTACCGACACTATCTCAAGGGGCATCTTCCGATGAAGAAGCGCTGGGATGGCAAGTTTACTCACGATACTGAGTTAGCGGGTGCAGCATGA